The segment aaggccattgtcatgcctaggcataagagCAAAAAATCCACCTATtaattgtagatttttttttacctaaattctgacaacagttgtctagccatttgtagcattgtaaagccacagtcagtagaggtagggaccttaaccatctaggatcctcatccatgttacgtcatttgaagcgagttcatggaaagctcttgggaaaatcaaaaacttatgctaaaaaataacagcaagcagtccagcatcagctaggtcccttatcttagctagatcccagcacctgcaatctacacccccaacaccttcatcatcaatatcctcacaagtgatgggagttagtcctgcatccaagtttctaaggctagaTCACTCCTCCCCTATCTAGGActtctcagaagaatccttgtgtgttaggcccactgctgcttctcctgctgctgggggtggatcttcaacccgcAAGaacactactagtagtttacaacaattgattgttaaacaatcctttgcaagaggaagaaagtatgaaagctgtcacccagtcgcaaagtggatcacagacgccatggggacgaTCTTAGTATTGGATCTGCGACtgatatccactattaatgcagctggtgttagacaattacttgaggtcttgtgtccccgataccaaattccatcacgacaccattttactagaaaagctattcctcacctctaccagaaggttcgtaaaaatgtatatcgggctacaaaataccattctacccactgtacacttaaccacagatatggggacaagcgtaactttgcaaactaaagattatatgactgtgacagcccactgggtcggtgatttgccgtcaccagcaggaacagcagcagcatgtacccaagtacgtcacatttttctgaggcaggctactctgtgtatcatctgcttcactaagaggcatattattgttattattattattattatcgtagatttgtaaggcaccacagtgctccacagcgccgtacagtaaggaagacaaggatatacataaaacaagataTACGTAAAAAACAaggacaaggcagacaaaatgaatggaaatgtgaaaacaaagggtatagaggaccctgctcattagagagcttacattctaaagggaagagggcacagctgaaactagaggagcaagtgtggctcatagtggagattgggatagttatgagggtgcattagtgtgaatagtgttatcaaggataaggtcacctctaaaaatgagatgagttttcaaagagcatgtaaagatttgaaggctgggggaaAGTCTGAATGAGCGTGGTTGGGAATTCTATAAgagaggagcagcacgggagaagtcttgaaggtgggagtgagaggtggttatcagacacgagacaaggcgcaggtcagaggtaataccgctaataacctgttttaaaaactaagggatgtcattgcaacatggcttatcctgcttggactctcctgaggatatgtgatttcagataatgccaccaatattgtttgaTCAttaaagcgggggggggggggggggattccatcacattcctattttgctcacacaatcaacttggtggtatagaactttttaaaaaattacaatgacatgcaggagatgctgtctgtgtccagaaatatttatgttcattttcgggattgtgcaacagcatgtaggagtatGCAGCAggtgcaagaagactagaatttaaGGGGGAAtgcactttagtccagcgaagtagtcacctgtgaagagagttcagacacggttagcttgagtcaagtgattgctcTAGTTAGagtttttgagaagcagctagagaaattgaaggaggaaattaagcgaagcaaatccgctaactatattgtaattgtagtttaagtacttaattcgcttgaccaggatccaagagttatcaacatcttgtaatgacgtctccttcaCTTTTTCTGGCAACTGTttttaggaaaaaacttagctttcctaagacacccagtggtgatggaAATGAGTcagaacaacattttgacatttggtctggtctaaaagaattgcccaaacatcgtgacagctctggcataatatgaactacaaCCTCCACGAGGagggccattatcggcaattacatcaaagtgcacagacttctgtgatggtggatcccagcggggatgaattagtattgtttgaggaagatgtacacaatgatgaaggtgaatatgatgacagtgtagattgcaggtgctgaaatctagctaagagaagggagctacctgatactggtatgcttggtaatattttgggtagaatggcatcttgccAATTTCATGTTttcctacagtaaactttcaccttttttagagaggttttttttttctttaaaaaggtacaatcttttaatttacatttttctttccatgacttaaaaccactatgcacttgaacataggatttagcacatgaggtagagggattagtatcatcatgactgagactggagagtgacaacaacaatgtcacccctcctgtttctgtgtgagctatggcacagtacaatgtcactggagacttttaagaccactgacagccctattattacaatttctgtttcagcactgaaccctgccacctctcctgtttctgagtgagcagtaaaatgtaactgcagatttagaccaagctagccagccctataatttctaatTCAGCAATCACACTtagctcctctttgtgtgtaacctatataacaccgtacaatttgactgcaaattcagaagacaagcctgctagccctcgtatttgtatttcagcaaagacTCTTAGCAATGAGCACTCCTCTTAGTGTGTtaactatataacaccgtacaatttgaatgcagaattacaccaaccctgccagcactagtatttgtatttttctgcaatgagaattagcagtggagctctcctgagTGTCACTGTAGACATTGTTGAACActcctacccctcctctttcaattctatctaattggctgaccaactgctctaaacagtgtgctaccccttctgtgtccctctttcaaatggcgctagatcgcagtggagggcggtatttatagatttcaaaactcccgagatctgatgacgtaacgcgaaagtaccgagccggctcggctccgTACTTGGTtcccttaagttcgggtgtgttcagttctcgaggaactgagcctgggCATCTCTAGTAAAATGAATGGTCGATGCTTTTTAACAAATTAACGTACTTCCAGGGATGGTTTATTACTAAAATAATGGCATATGTTTTCAATGACAAGCCATGCAGCATTAACAGGATAATGTGATGAATGTTGTTATGTTGCAGGTTCGTTTACAGACACAGTCTAGGTATCGTGGAATTGTAGACTGCATAGTGAAGACTTACAAAAATGAAACAGTAAGAGTTTTAttgctgtattgtatattttaattgaaGAGGTTGGTGTGCCTATCATGTCATTAAACAACAGACAATGATAGAAATATAAGTAATATGTTGTATAATCCTATATCTGcactttaaatttacattttaaagacCTGTTACTTTATTTGTAGCTAAAGATAAGACTGGTGAAGTCTTTATGTACCTATTACTTAGCCTTCACTTTATAACTACTGTACTGGAGTGCTGTGAAATACATTTtagattattttaatgttttttatcaGTTGCCATATTCACCTGCCAATTGTGCATGCGTTAATGCAAGGGTGTTTTAAGGGGATGGTGGTTGGGGAAGCCTAGCACCTTCGACACACACCTTCTCGCTGTGTCCTGATTCCAAGGggtatatgttgcctatagcaatcaatcaaattatatctgtcattttgtagaatgtactaaattaaagataacttatgggcctgattcattaaggatcttaacttaagaaacttatttcagtctcctggacaaaaccatgttacaatgcaaggggtgcaaattagtattctgttttgcacataagttaaatactgactgttattttcatgtagcacacaaatactagatagcttatttgtacactgaaattgaaagttgataggtgtgtgctacatgaaaaaacagtcagtatttaacttatgtgcaaaacagaatactaatttgcaccccttgcattgtaacatggttttgtccaggagactgaaataagaagtttcttaagttaagttccttaatgaatcaggccctagaatctgatttgttgatataggcaacatctccactttttcaaacctgcagtttagtaaatataaacccAAATATTGGAATATTCAgtggtatatattatatttgttctGAAAGTACTCTTGTACTGAAGCTTCTGTTTACATGTCCTGTTTAAAGACATATTCGTACTGAGCTGTCAGTTGAGCTGCCCGGCTGTTTtagaactttataaataaaaagacaaaagttTGAATTATTTTTGCTGCTTGTTCATTTACATTTGACCTTGTTTTGACTTTCTGTCTATATTATAGATTCTGGGATTTTTTAAAGGCATGAGTTTTCCTGTGGGCAGTGTGGCAATCAGCAATTCCCTAATATTTGGATCATATAGCAATGCATTACACTATTTAACTGGCACAAAATGTAAAGACTGGAAAAACCCACCTCAAAACCACCATGTTTTCCTGGCCGGCTGCTTTTCAGGCTTGGTTCAAGTAAGTTTTAAATTGCTTATGTCAACTTACTAGCAATGGGGATTGGTCATCTTTTTTTTCTCATACTCAGGTCCACTGTCTTATAGACATACCATATACTGTATACTCCAACAAATGGCCATCCTCCATCGCTACGTTATAGCCAATGTTATGGAGGTCCAAATATCCTACAAGagcaaaatatatttctttttatcaactgaatgtgtgtgtgatatggaATGCATGAATATACTTCGTTCTTAGCAACATCTATGCTAATGTTAGAGCATGGTAATGTATGCTGTAACAGTTGAGATCACAGATGGAATGTTTACAGAAGGGGAGGATGTGCATCCTGGGGCACTCTAAGGaccaaaagatttttatttttattaaaacatattacattctttattggtatacattaaaatgtcAATATTATAACTTTTCTGTGTAGTGTTAAAAAGAAAGTATGTAATAGAGACCGGAATAAGCTTATAAACTGTTAAAATAGCAACTAAATATTGCTATACGCTCTGTAGGCTCTGAGATattaaagcatagttgccaacattagCAACTTGTGCCCCGGGAGGTCCGGGACACAGGTGGGTGTGTAGGGGCGGGACTCAAAGAATTGTGTcgttagccccacccccaaagcAGTCATCACTTTTTTGGCCAATAAATATGGGAGGCGGGGTCACAATGACGCGTACACGACACCAATAAGCTCCCGTCCTCCGTTTAATTTGCAGAGCCGgacgggaatcgggagaattggaTTCTACTAATGGGATCACTACATAGTTGTAGACTGGGAATCTTTGTGCTATAGGCAGAGTGGGGTATTCTGGTAGAGTAACCTTCCCCTACCTTACATACCAAAAACACAGTATTATAAACTGAAATGTGTTTGCGCTGCCTCCTCTGTGAGATAAAGCTGGTGCTGCAGATTCTATAGCTAATCGGTTTATCTGTCTCTAAGTCTCCTAAACACACATTACCCATCAGTCACACATGTGCAATTATTGATTTTGAACATGTTGTATTGCATTGTAAGGTGATATTTCTAATGGAGCACTAACTTCTTCTAACTTCTTACAACTGCAGGTATATTTCACAGCCCCAGTTGACCTGATTAAAGTGAGGTTGCAGAACCAAACTCAATCATTCAGAACCCATGCAAAGCCGGGTAATCCACAGGCTCATTATCGTGGCCCAGTTTACTGTGCAGTGAGCATATTCAAAGAAGAGGGCATTACTGGTCTTTACAGGGGGTCTACTGCATTGGTTCTCCGGGATGTGCCCACTGTTGGCTTATATTTCTTAACTTATGAAGTTCTTTGTAAATGGATGACGAATGATGGTAAAATGCCAGGTAAGAGTTTCTGAGAGCTTACAATAACAACAGAATGTTTACTGTTTAAGATGAAAGCTTCTGGTATTACAATCTGTGTCTACTTTTACTTTTTGGAAATGCACATTTTGGGCATATTGAAACCTCACTTTAAAGTACATCCTATTTCCACTTTAGAAACCccattcattaatttaaacatttcaaatactgcttaaataaatcatgaaagtaAGGGGCTTCATTTATTACATGTATCATTTTGTGTAtttgaaagtttatttttaacattgtgtgggaagagcacacttctggtgaaacacacaaatacaacttcttgcttttacttagttttaattagagatgttcactgaccccagtgttttggttttggatctggattacattgtgttttggttttgtcaaaaccgccctcgcgtgttttggttttggatcctgattttttgcta is part of the Mixophyes fleayi isolate aMixFle1 chromosome 10, aMixFle1.hap1, whole genome shotgun sequence genome and harbors:
- the SLC25A45 gene encoding solute carrier family 25 member 45 isoform X1, yielding MSSAEFVAGWISGALGLVVGHPIDTVKVRLQTQSRYRGIVDCIVKTYKNETILGFFKGMSFPVGSVAISNSLIFGSYSNALHYLTGTKCKDWKNPPQNHHVFLAGCFSGLVQVYFTAPVDLIKVRLQNQTQSFRTHAKPGNPQAHYRGPVYCAVSIFKEEGITGLYRGSTALVLRDVPTVGLYFLTYEVLCKWMTNDGKMPDTWTMLFAGGCAGTVGWAAANPMDVMKSRLQMDGMYGVQYRGIFDCVSKSIKQEGVSVLLKGLTVNSLRAFPVNAVTFLSYEKLLQTLR
- the SLC25A45 gene encoding solute carrier family 25 member 45 isoform X2; its protein translation is MSFPVGSVAISNSLIFGSYSNALHYLTGTKCKDWKNPPQNHHVFLAGCFSGLVQVYFTAPVDLIKVRLQNQTQSFRTHAKPGNPQAHYRGPVYCAVSIFKEEGITGLYRGSTALVLRDVPTVGLYFLTYEVLCKWMTNDGKMPDTWTMLFAGGCAGTVGWAAANPMDVMKSRLQMDGMYGVQYRGIFDCVSKSIKQEGVSVLLKGLTVNSLRAFPVNAVTFLSYEKLLQTLR